Proteins from one Streptococcus mitis B6 genomic window:
- a CDS encoding IS30-like element ISSmi1 family transposase, whose protein sequence is MTKKQKHLTLEDRIDIQTGISQQETFRSIAEKMGKDPSTISKEIKRNRIMHPTSVKSDCTDCPLLKKAPYVCNNCPKKRTDCGFNRYLYYAKKAQEQYETMLRESRQGIPLNKESFYQMDKILTLGIQKKQSIYHIIQTHNLPVSKATVYRHAKLGYLTAKPIDFPRMVTFKERRKSRKVAIPKELKIGRTYQDFQELRETDDFFKWLEMDTVIGRPGGKLLLTFNVSFCNFLFALLLDNKTALEVATKFAALKERVMDGGYAFHQLFPVILTDNGSEFAYVEELERDIDGKSHLYFCDPSRPDQKGRIEKNHTVLRAILPKGTSFDQLTQKDVNLVISHVNSLKREEFQGKSAYDVFTFTFGEDIAALLGCQFVKPEDTHLSPDLLK, encoded by the coding sequence ATGACGAAAAAACAAAAACATCTCACTCTAGAAGACCGTATTGACATCCAAACTGGAATCAGCCAACAGGAGACTTTCCGTTCCATCGCTGAGAAGATGGGGAAAGACCCGTCAACGATTTCAAAGGAAATCAAGCGCAATCGCATCATGCATCCAACATCCGTCAAATCTGATTGCACGGATTGCCCTCTTCTCAAAAAAGCTCCTTATGTCTGTAACAACTGTCCAAAAAAGAGGACGGATTGTGGGTTTAACCGCTATCTTTACTACGCGAAAAAGGCACAGGAGCAGTACGAGACTATGTTGAGGGAATCCAGACAGGGCATTCCCCTAAACAAGGAAAGTTTTTATCAGATGGACAAGATCTTAACCCTAGGCATCCAGAAGAAACAAAGCATCTACCATATCATTCAGACACATAACCTACCTGTGTCGAAAGCTACGGTGTATCGGCATGCCAAGCTGGGCTATCTGACAGCCAAGCCCATTGATTTCCCTCGGATGGTCACGTTCAAGGAACGCAGAAAATCCAGAAAAGTAGCTATTCCCAAAGAGCTGAAAATTGGGCGGACCTATCAAGATTTCCAAGAGTTACGAGAAACTGATGATTTCTTCAAATGGTTGGAAATGGACACGGTCATCGGCAGACCTGGTGGAAAGCTACTGCTCACCTTCAACGTTTCCTTCTGTAATTTCCTCTTCGCCTTGCTTTTGGACAACAAGACTGCTCTGGAAGTCGCCACTAAATTCGCAGCTTTGAAAGAAAGAGTCATGGACGGAGGGTATGCGTTCCATCAGCTGTTCCCTGTCATTCTCACAGACAACGGATCTGAGTTCGCCTATGTGGAGGAGCTTGAGCGAGACATTGATGGGAAGTCTCACCTCTACTTCTGCGACCCTAGCCGTCCTGACCAGAAGGGGCGGATTGAGAAGAACCATACGGTTTTGCGAGCCATTCTTCCCAAGGGCACTTCCTTTGACCAACTGACTCAGAAAGACGTCAATCTAGTCATTTCCCATGTCAATTCCTTGAAACGAGAAGAGTTTCAAGGAAAATCTGCTTACGACGTCTTCACCTTCACCTTTGGCGAGGACATCGCTGCTCTTCTGGGTTGCCAATTTGTCAAACCAGAAGACACACACTTATCACCTGATTTATTGAAATAA
- a CDS encoding cation-translocating P-type ATPase — MDKNKIMGLTQIEVKDRQAKGLVNDFTASASTSTWQIVKRNVFTLFNALNFAIALALAFVQAWSNLVFFAVICFNAFSGIVTELRAKHMVDKLNLMTKEKVKTIRDGQEVALNPEELVLGDVIRLSAGEQIPSDALVLEGFAEVNEAMLTGESDLVQKEVDALLLSGSFLASGSVLAQVHHVGADNYAAKLMLEAKTVKPINSRIMKSLDKLAGFTGKIIIPFGLALLLEALLLKGLPLKPSVVNSSTALLGMLPKGIALLTITSLLTAVIKLGLKKVLVQEMYSVETLARVDMLCLDKTGTITQGKMQVEAVLPLTDTYGEEAIASILTSYMAHSEDKNPTAQAIRQRFVGEVTYPMISNLPFSSDRKWGAMELEGLGTVFLGAPEMLLDSEVPRAREALERGSRVLVLAISQEKLDHHKPQKPSDIQALALLEILDPIREGAAETLDYLRSQEVGLKIISGDNPVTVSSIAQKAGFADYHSYVDCSKITDEELVAMAEETAIFGRVSPHQKKLIIQTLKKAGHTTAMTGDGVNDILALREADCSIVMAEGDPATRQIANLVLLNSDFNDVPEILFEGRRVVNNIAHIAPIFLIKTIYSFLLAVICIASALLGRSEWILIFPFIPIQITMIDQFVEGFPPFILTFERNIKPVEPNFLRRSMLRALPSALMVVFSVLFVKIFGSSQGWSELEISTLLYYLLGSIGFLSVFRACMPFTLWRVLLIVWSVGGFLATALFPRIQKLLEISTLTGQTLPVYGVMMLVFTVIFILTSRYQARK, encoded by the coding sequence ATGGATAAAAATAAGATTATGGGATTAACCCAAATAGAAGTCAAGGATAGACAGGCTAAGGGCTTGGTCAATGATTTTACTGCTTCGGCCAGTACCAGCACTTGGCAAATCGTTAAACGAAATGTCTTTACCCTTTTTAACGCTTTAAACTTTGCCATTGCTTTGGCACTAGCCTTTGTGCAGGCTTGGAGCAATTTGGTCTTTTTTGCCGTGATATGCTTTAACGCTTTTTCTGGAATTGTGACCGAACTGCGGGCTAAGCACATGGTGGACAAGCTCAATCTCATGACCAAGGAAAAGGTTAAAACGATTCGTGATGGCCAAGAAGTGGCTCTGAATCCTGAGGAATTGGTGTTAGGAGATGTCATTCGTTTGTCTGCAGGAGAGCAGATTCCCAGCGATGCCTTGGTTTTGGAAGGCTTTGCGGAAGTCAATGAAGCCATGTTGACGGGGGAAAGTGATTTGGTGCAAAAGGAAGTGGATGCCTTGCTTTTGTCAGGAAGTTTCCTAGCCAGTGGGTCAGTTTTAGCTCAAGTTCATCATGTCGGTGCAGACAACTATGCTGCCAAACTCATGCTGGAAGCCAAGACCGTTAAACCAATCAACTCTCGTATCATGAAATCACTGGACAAGTTAGCAGGTTTTACTGGAAAGATTATCATTCCTTTTGGTCTGGCTCTCTTGCTAGAAGCCTTGCTTTTAAAAGGCTTGCCTCTTAAGCCGTCCGTTGTAAATTCGTCGACAGCCCTTTTGGGAATGTTGCCTAAGGGAATTGCCCTTTTGACCATTACGTCGCTCTTGACTGCGGTGATTAAGCTGGGCTTGAAAAAGGTCTTGGTTCAGGAGATGTATTCTGTTGAGACCTTAGCGCGTGTGGATATGCTCTGTTTGGACAAGACGGGTACTATTACCCAAGGAAAGATGCAGGTGGAGGCAGTTCTTCCGCTGACGGACACTTATGGTGAAGAGGCTATTGCCAGCATTTTAACTAGCTATATGGCCCATAGTGAGGATAAAAATCCAACAGCTCAAGCCATTCGCCAGCGTTTTGTGGGAGAAGTTACTTATCCTATGATTTCGAATCTTCCTTTCTCAAGCGACCGTAAGTGGGGGGCTATGGAGTTGGAAGGGCTAGGGACAGTTTTCTTAGGGGCGCCTGAGATGTTGCTGGATTCTGAAGTCCCTAGAGCCAGAGAGGCCTTGGAGAGAGGGTCACGTGTCTTAGTCTTAGCTATCAGTCAGGAGAAATTAGACCATCACAAGCCACAGAAACCATCTGATATTCAGGCTCTGGCCTTGTTGGAAATCTTGGACCCGATTCGAGAGGGAGCAGCAGAGACGCTGGACTATCTCCGTTCTCAGGAAGTGGGGCTCAAGATTATCTCTGGTGACAATCCAGTTACGGTATCCAGCATTGCCCAGAAGGCTGGTTTTGCGGACTATCACAGCTATGTAGATTGCTCCAAAATCACGGATGAGGAATTGGTTGCTATGGCTGAAGAGACAGCTATTTTCGGACGTGTTTCTCCTCATCAAAAGAAACTGATTATCCAAACCTTGAAAAAAGCAGGTCATACAACGGCTATGACAGGGGATGGGGTTAATGATATCTTGGCTCTTCGTGAGGCGGATTGTTCCATCGTAATGGCGGAGGGAGATCCTGCGACTCGTCAGATTGCCAATCTGGTTCTCTTGAACTCTGACTTTAATGATGTTCCTGAGATTCTCTTTGAAGGTCGTCGCGTGGTCAATAACATTGCCCACATTGCACCGATTTTCTTGATAAAGACCATCTATTCTTTCTTGCTCGCAGTTATCTGTATCGCCAGTGCTTTACTAGGTCGGTCTGAGTGGATCTTGATTTTCCCCTTCATTCCAATTCAGATTACCATGATTGACCAATTCGTGGAAGGTTTCCCACCATTCATTCTGACTTTTGAGCGAAATATCAAACCTGTCGAGCCAAACTTCCTCAGAAGATCCATGCTTCGTGCCCTACCCAGTGCTCTCATGGTTGTGTTCAGCGTTCTTTTTGTGAAAATATTTGGAAGTAGCCAAGGTTGGTCTGAGTTAGAAATCTCAACTCTCCTCTATTATCTCTTGGGGTCAATTGGTTTCTTATCTGTATTTAGAGCCTGCATGCCATTTACCCTATGGCGTGTCCTCTTGATTGTTTGGTCAGTAGGAGGCTTCCTAGCCACAGCTCTCTTCCCAAGAATTCAAAAACTGCTTGAAATTTCAACCTTAACAGGACAAACATTACCTGTTTATGGTGTCATGATGTTGGTCTTTACCGTGATTTTCATTTTGACCAGTCGCTACCAAGCTAGAAAATAA
- the thrS gene encoding threonine--tRNA ligase, whose translation MINITFPDGAVREFESGVTTFEIAQSISNSLAKKALAGKFNGKLIDTTRAITEDGSIEIVTPDHEDALPILRHSAAHLFAQAARRLFPDIHLGVGPAIEDGFYYDTDNSAGQISNEDLPRIEEEMQKIVKENFPSIREEVTKDEAREIFKNDPYKLELIEEHSEDEGGLTIYRQGEYVDLCRGPHVPSTGRIQIFHLLHVAGAYWRGNSDNAMMQRIYGTAWFDKKDLKNYLQMREEAKERDHRKLGKELDLFMISQEVGQGLPFWLPNGATIRRELERYIVDKEVAAGYQHVYTPPIASVELYKTSGHWDHYREDMFPPMDMGDGEEFVLRPMNCPHHIEVYKHHVHSYRELPIRIAEIGMMHRYEKSGALTGLQRVREMSLNDGHLFVTPEQIQEEFQRALQLIIDVYEDFNLTEYRFRLSLRDPQDTHKYFDNDEMWENAQTMLRAALDEMGVDYFEAEGEAAFYGPKLDIQVKTALGKEETLSTIQLDFLLPERFDLKYIGADGEEHRPVMIHRGVISTMERFTAILIENYKGAFPTWLAPHQVTLIPVSNEKHVDYAWEVAKKLRDRGVRADVDERNEKMQFKIRASQTSKIPYQLIVGDKEMEDGTVNVRRYGQKETQTVSVDDFVQAILADIANKSRVEK comes from the coding sequence ATGATTAACATTACTTTCCCAGATGGCGCTGTTCGTGAATTCGAATCTGGCGTTACAACTTTTGAAATTGCCCAATCTATCAGCAATTCCCTAGCTAAAAAAGCCTTGGCTGGTAAATTCAACGGCAAACTCATCGACACTACTCGTGCTATCACTGAAGATGGAAGCATCGAAATCGTGACACCTGATCACGAAGATGCCCTTCCAATCTTGCGTCACTCAGCTGCTCACTTGTTCGCCCAAGCAGCTCGTCGTCTGTTCCCAGACATTCACTTGGGAGTTGGTCCAGCCATCGAAGACGGCTTCTACTACGATACTGACAACTCTGCTGGTCAAATCTCTAACGAAGACCTTCCTCGTATCGAAGAAGAAATGCAAAAAATTGTCAAAGAAAACTTCCCATCTATTCGTGAAGAAGTTACTAAAGACGAGGCACGTGAAATCTTCAAAAATGACCCTTACAAGTTGGAATTGATTGAAGAACACTCTGAAGACGAAGGTGGTTTGACCATCTACCGTCAGGGTGAATATGTAGACCTTTGCCGTGGTCCACACGTCCCTTCAACAGGTCGTATCCAAATCTTCCACCTTCTCCATGTAGCTGGTGCTTACTGGCGTGGAAATAGCGACAACGCTATGATGCAACGTATCTATGGTACAGCTTGGTTTGACAAGAAAGACTTGAAAAACTACCTTCAAATGCGTGAAGAAGCTAAGGAACGTGACCACCGTAAGCTTGGTAAAGAGCTTGACCTCTTTATGATTTCTCAAGAGGTTGGTCAAGGACTTCCATTCTGGTTGCCAAATGGTGCGACTATTCGTCGTGAATTGGAACGCTATATCGTTGACAAGGAAGTCGCTGCGGGCTACCAACACGTATACACACCACCAATCGCTTCTGTCGAATTGTATAAAACTTCAGGTCACTGGGACCACTACCGTGAAGATATGTTCCCTCCAATGGATATGGGAGATGGGGAAGAATTTGTCCTTCGTCCAATGAACTGTCCACACCACATCGAAGTCTACAAACATCACGTCCATTCTTATCGTGAATTGCCAATCCGTATCGCTGAAATCGGTATGATGCACCGTTACGAAAAATCAGGTGCCCTTACAGGTCTTCAACGTGTACGTGAAATGTCTCTTAACGACGGTCACCTCTTTGTGACTCCAGAACAAATCCAAGAAGAATTCCAACGTGCTCTTCAGTTGATTATCGATGTTTATGAAGATTTCAACTTGACTGAATACCGCTTCCGCCTCTCTCTTCGTGACCCTCAAGATACTCACAAGTACTTCGATAACGATGAGATGTGGGAAAATGCTCAAACCATGCTTCGTGCAGCCCTTGATGAAATGGGCGTGGACTACTTTGAAGCCGAAGGTGAAGCAGCCTTCTACGGACCAAAATTGGATATTCAAGTTAAGACCGCTCTTGGAAAAGAAGAAACTCTTTCTACTATCCAACTTGACTTCTTGCTTCCAGAACGCTTCGACCTTAAATACATCGGAGCTGATGGCGAAGAGCACCGTCCAGTTATGATCCACCGTGGGGTTATCTCAACTATGGAACGCTTCACAGCTATTTTGATTGAGAACTATAAGGGTGCCTTCCCAACATGGCTTGCACCACACCAAGTAACCCTCATCCCAGTATCTAACGAAAAACACGTGGACTACGCTTGGGAAGTGGCGAAGAAACTCCGTGACCGTGGTGTCCGTGCAGACGTAGATGAGCGCAATGAAAAAATGCAGTTCAAGATCCGTGCTTCACAAACAAGCAAGATTCCTTACCAATTAATCGTTGGAGACAAAGAAATGGAAGACGGAACAGTCAACGTTCGTCGCTACGGACAAAAAGAAACACAAACTGTCTCAGTTGATGATTTTGTTCAAGCTATCCTTGCTGATATCGCCAACAAATCACGTGTTGAGAAATAA
- a CDS encoding alpha/beta hydrolase-fold protein, with the protein MTLSSNNEFDWEGIQVKISLPSNHDPNQTYPAILLNDGNLDFLSSLSESVILVGLTSKNRLDDYTPWVTSALRDGAPDFGGQANVYHDHLFGGLLDKLQSLYRLDETRLAYGGYSLGGLAAVYSLFSFDKVSCVFSICGSFWYPDFVAYCKAETVKNLDCLLYLQNGQREGVHHTNRLAQAPAYAEQIHISLQKRYPNGQFVFDPYGHHEQVAERFLAFSSWLAQKWKIE; encoded by the coding sequence ATGACTTTATCAAGCAATAATGAGTTTGATTGGGAAGGAATTCAAGTTAAAATCAGCCTTCCTTCTAACCACGACCCCAATCAAACCTATCCGGCTATTTTATTGAATGATGGAAACTTGGATTTCCTATCGTCCCTTTCCGAATCTGTGATTTTAGTAGGCTTGACCTCTAAAAATCGCTTAGACGACTACACTCCCTGGGTGACATCGGCTTTGAGAGATGGGGCTCCAGATTTTGGAGGTCAGGCCAACGTCTATCATGATCATTTATTTGGAGGCCTTTTAGACAAGTTGCAGTCGCTTTATCGCCTGGACGAAACTCGCCTTGCTTATGGAGGCTACTCACTAGGTGGTTTGGCGGCAGTCTACAGTCTTTTCAGCTTTGACAAGGTTTCCTGTGTCTTTTCCATCTGCGGTTCCTTTTGGTATCCTGATTTTGTGGCTTACTGCAAGGCAGAGACAGTGAAAAATCTAGACTGTTTGCTGTATTTACAGAACGGTCAAAGAGAAGGAGTCCATCATACTAATCGCTTGGCTCAAGCACCAGCCTATGCTGAGCAGATCCATATTAGTCTTCAGAAACGCTATCCGAACGGTCAGTTTGTCTTTGATCCTTATGGACACCATGAACAAGTAGCTGAACGATTCCTAGCTTTTTCCAGCTGGTTGGCCCAAAAATGGAAAATCGAATAA
- a CDS encoding tRNA (adenine(22)-N(1))-methyltransferase, which translates to MISKRLELVASFVPQGAILLDVGSDHAYLPINLVERGQIKSAIAGEVVEGPYQSAVKNVEAHGLKEKIQVRLANGLAAFEEADQVSVITIAGMGGRLIARILEEGLDKLANVERLILQPNNREDDLRIWLQENGFQIVAESILEEAGKFYEILVVEVGQMKLSASDVRFGPFLSKELNPVFVQKWQKEAVKLEFALGQIPEKNLEERQVLVDKIQAIKEVLHVSK; encoded by the coding sequence ATGATTTCAAAGAGATTAGAATTGGTGGCTTCCTTTGTGCCACAGGGAGCCATTTTGCTAGATGTGGGAAGTGACCATGCTTATCTGCCTATCAACTTGGTCGAAAGAGGCCAAATTAAAAGTGCCATTGCGGGTGAGGTGGTGGAAGGCCCCTATCAGTCTGCGGTCAAAAATGTTGAGGCGCACGGTCTAAAGGAGAAAATCCAAGTCCGTTTAGCCAATGGGCTGGCAGCTTTTGAAGAGGCAGACCAAGTGTCTGTCATTACCATTGCTGGCATGGGTGGTCGTTTGATTGCTAGGATTTTAGAAGAAGGCTTGGACAAGTTAGCTAATGTAGAACGATTGATCCTCCAACCCAATAATCGTGAAGACGACTTGCGTATCTGGCTACAAGAGAACGGATTTCAGATTGTAGCTGAAAGCATCTTAGAAGAAGCTGGCAAGTTTTACGAGATTTTGGTGGTGGAAGTAGGACAAATGAAGCTATCAGCCAGTGATGTTCGCTTTGGTCCCTTCTTGTCCAAAGAGCTCAATCCAGTATTTGTCCAAAAATGGCAAAAAGAAGCTGTTAAGCTAGAGTTTGCCCTCGGACAAATCCCAGAGAAAAATCTGGAAGAACGTCAAGTTCTAGTAGATAAGATTCAAGCCATCAAGGAGGTGCTCCATGTTAGCAAGTGA
- a CDS encoding lysophospholipid acyltransferase family protein, with the protein MFYTYLRGLVVLLLWSINGNAHYHNTDKIPNQDENYILVAPHRTWWDPVYMAFATKPKQFIFMAKKELFTNRIFGWWIRMCGAFPIDRENPSASAIKYPINVLKKSNRSLIMFPSGSRHSNDVKGGVALIAKMAKVRIMPVTYTGPMTLKGLVSRERVDMNFGNPIDISDIKKMNDEGIETVANRIQTEFQRLDEETKQWHNDKKPNPLWWFIRIPALILAIILAILTIIFSFIASFVWNPDKKRENLG; encoded by the coding sequence ATGTTTTATACTTATTTACGTGGATTGGTTGTCTTGCTCCTATGGTCCATCAATGGCAATGCCCATTATCATAATACTGATAAAATTCCTAATCAAGATGAAAATTATATTCTGGTTGCGCCTCATCGCACCTGGTGGGATCCTGTTTACATGGCCTTTGCGACCAAGCCAAAACAGTTCATCTTTATGGCCAAAAAAGAACTCTTTACCAACCGTATCTTTGGTTGGTGGATTCGTATGTGTGGTGCCTTTCCTATCGATCGTGAAAATCCTAGCGCCTCAGCCATCAAATACCCTATCAATGTTCTCAAAAAAAGTAATCGCTCTCTCATCATGTTTCCAAGTGGGAGCCGTCACTCAAACGATGTCAAGGGTGGCGTAGCTCTGATTGCCAAAATGGCCAAGGTCCGTATCATGCCGGTTACCTACACAGGTCCCATGACTTTGAAGGGCTTGGTTAGCCGTGAACGTGTTGATATGAACTTTGGAAATCCAATCGATATCTCAGATATCAAGAAAATGAATGATGAAGGCATTGAAACAGTCGCCAATCGTATCCAAACAGAATTCCAACGTCTAGACGAAGAAACGAAACAATGGCATAATGATAAAAAACCAAACCCACTCTGGTGGTTTATCCGCATCCCTGCTCTCATCCTTGCCATTATCCTCGCTATCCTAACCATCATCTTTAGCTTTATCGCGAGCTTCGTATGGAATCCAGATAAAAAGAGAGAAAACCTTGGTTAA
- the rpsO gene encoding 30S ribosomal protein S15, giving the protein MAISKEKKNEIIAQYARHEGDTGSVEVQVAVLTWEINHLNEHIKQHKKDHATYRGLMKKIGRRRNLLAYLRKNDVNRYRELINSLGLRR; this is encoded by the coding sequence ATGGCAATCTCAAAAGAGAAAAAAAATGAAATCATCGCACAATATGCACGTCACGAAGGTGATACAGGTTCAGTAGAGGTTCAAGTTGCTGTCCTTACTTGGGAAATCAACCACCTTAATGAACACATCAAACAACACAAAAAAGACCACGCTACTTACCGTGGATTGATGAAAAAAATCGGTCGCCGTCGTAACTTGCTTGCATACTTGCGTAAAAACGACGTTAACCGTTACCGTGAGTTAATCAACTCTCTAGGACTTCGTCGCTAA
- a CDS encoding ABC transporter substrate-binding protein, whose amino-acid sequence MKKILSILLVTVATLTMAACGNTTTEKATTQSSTETSQKASTETTYPLTVKTYDAKGNEVEQVFDKAPEKVITNNLSTTEILLELGLKDKIAGMLNPDNAVTDKYKDAIATIPQIGDKKTVSQEAVLSYEPDAVMGRNMMFSEKSLGTVSTWNENKIPVYTQKASLSTIQQDLGNIVEDVKNLGMIFNVQDKANEYAAQLQTKIDAVKKANPANQGEKKKALIMVAYNDETFGAYKSALQESLLNQLGYTNVATGTSGLTLENLVSMDPELIIYVTSDRNKKLDEKAVELMKANAVLESVPAIKNQKIMTISYDELMDYGPAVIDSLEKINDFIKQ is encoded by the coding sequence ATGAAAAAAATACTCAGTATTTTACTGGTAACAGTAGCTACCCTAACCATGGCAGCTTGTGGCAATACTACTACAGAAAAAGCTACCACACAATCTAGCACAGAAACAAGTCAAAAGGCCAGTACAGAGACGACTTATCCGTTAACAGTTAAGACCTATGATGCTAAAGGGAATGAAGTCGAACAAGTCTTTGACAAGGCACCTGAAAAAGTTATCACCAACAATCTTTCAACCACTGAAATCTTATTGGAGTTGGGGTTGAAGGATAAAATTGCTGGTATGCTCAATCCAGACAATGCTGTGACGGACAAATACAAGGACGCGATTGCAACTATTCCTCAAATTGGGGATAAAAAAACAGTCTCACAAGAGGCAGTCCTTTCTTATGAGCCAGACGCTGTGATGGGTCGAAACATGATGTTTTCTGAAAAATCCTTGGGGACAGTTAGCACTTGGAATGAAAACAAAATCCCAGTTTATACGCAAAAAGCTTCTCTCTCAACAATTCAGCAAGATTTGGGGAATATCGTAGAAGATGTCAAAAATCTTGGAATGATTTTTAATGTTCAGGATAAGGCTAATGAATACGCAGCCCAATTACAAACTAAAATTGATGCTGTTAAGAAAGCGAATCCAGCAAACCAAGGTGAAAAGAAAAAGGCTTTGATTATGGTTGCTTATAATGATGAAACCTTCGGTGCCTACAAGTCTGCTTTGCAAGAAAGTTTGCTGAACCAACTTGGTTATACAAACGTTGCTACGGGGACATCAGGCTTGACCTTGGAAAATCTTGTGTCAATGGATCCTGAATTGATTATCTATGTAACCAGCGACCGCAATAAAAAATTGGATGAAAAAGCAGTAGAGTTGATGAAGGCAAATGCTGTTTTGGAAAGCGTTCCTGCTATTAAGAATCAAAAAATCATGACCATCTCTTACGATGAATTGATGGACTATGGTCCAGCAGTGATTGATTCCCTTGAGAAAATCAATGACTTTATCAAGCAATAA
- a CDS encoding FecCD family ABC transporter permease — translation MLSKFSGSRQDQQFVLLLVILLSILGISLFLAVSMGSVAINLGDTYRIILSRLGFPLEIGEISKSTLAIVWNMRFPRVLLGLIVGAGLSMCGSVMQSTVNNPIAEPYVLGISAGATLGATLSIILGLKVMISLGAFLGAILATIAVLIIASMQGRMTTSSLILSGTVVNALFLAFSNFIISVGANADSVMTIKFWTMGSLAGTTWSDLVLPTIVVGMAFLFFSTQYRVFNAMMMGDEAALTLGIPLRFYWYLYVTMVAVLTAVLVATCGIIGFVGLITPHLARGLVGTSYKRLFPVATLLGALFVIWADVLSRIIIPNSELPIGIFTALVGAPFFIYIVGGRRREVGV, via the coding sequence ATGCTTTCCAAATTTTCTGGAAGCCGACAAGACCAGCAATTTGTGTTACTTTTAGTTATTTTGCTAAGTATTTTAGGGATTTCTCTCTTTCTAGCAGTTTCAATGGGATCCGTTGCGATTAATCTAGGAGATACCTATCGGATTATTTTGAGCAGGTTGGGATTTCCTCTTGAGATAGGAGAGATTTCCAAGTCTACTCTTGCCATTGTATGGAACATGAGATTCCCTCGAGTATTGTTAGGTCTGATAGTGGGGGCTGGTCTTTCTATGTGTGGTAGCGTGATGCAGTCTACAGTGAACAATCCCATCGCAGAGCCTTATGTCTTAGGAATATCTGCGGGTGCAACTCTAGGGGCAACCTTGAGCATCATTCTTGGTTTAAAAGTGATGATTAGCCTTGGAGCTTTTCTTGGAGCTATTTTGGCAACAATTGCTGTCCTCATCATTGCCTCTATGCAGGGAAGGATGACGACTTCCAGTCTGATTTTATCAGGAACGGTGGTCAATGCTCTCTTTCTGGCTTTTTCAAACTTTATTATCTCAGTTGGCGCTAATGCGGACAGTGTGATGACCATTAAGTTTTGGACCATGGGTTCTCTTGCCGGGACTACCTGGTCTGACTTAGTCCTGCCAACTATAGTAGTAGGAATGGCCTTTCTATTTTTCTCTACTCAGTATCGTGTTTTCAATGCGATGATGATGGGAGATGAGGCTGCTTTAACTTTGGGGATTCCCTTACGCTTTTATTGGTATCTTTATGTGACCATGGTGGCTGTGCTGACAGCAGTATTAGTGGCAACCTGTGGGATTATTGGATTTGTCGGTCTGATTACTCCTCACTTAGCTCGAGGGTTAGTAGGAACGAGTTACAAGAGGCTTTTTCCTGTTGCAACCTTGCTAGGTGCCCTCTTTGTCATTTGGGCAGACGTACTCTCTCGTATCATCATTCCAAACTCAGAGCTTCCTATTGGTATTTTCACAGCCTTAGTAGGTGCTCCCTTCTTTATTTACATTGTTGGAGGTAGGCGAAGGGAGGTGGGAGTCTGA
- a CDS encoding ABC transporter ATP-binding protein, translated as MDLICQDIHFGLGEKKILKGVSLKVEGNQFHTILGPNGSGKTSLLKLLYRQEKADKGLISLDGKPLEQWTLKETAKQMAVVTQFNQLQFDCTVEEIVLLGRTPHLSFLQKEKERDYTLVQDALVKVDMLEKKTRLYSSLSGGEKQRVLLARALAQEPTLLLLDEPTNHLDIKYQLDLLAIVKELKVNVLAVLHDIQLACRYSDYLYLMKEGEILYQGTPKETITPESLQTVYGVQSQVTWTEDQQAMIHYL; from the coding sequence ATGGACTTGATTTGTCAGGATATCCATTTTGGACTAGGAGAGAAAAAAATCCTCAAAGGAGTCTCTCTTAAGGTTGAAGGGAATCAATTTCACACGATATTAGGACCAAATGGAAGTGGAAAAACCAGCCTGCTTAAACTCCTCTATCGTCAGGAAAAGGCGGACAAAGGCTTGATAAGCCTAGATGGAAAGCCTCTGGAACAATGGACGCTCAAAGAAACAGCCAAGCAAATGGCAGTTGTGACCCAGTTTAACCAGCTGCAGTTTGATTGTACAGTTGAGGAAATTGTCTTGCTGGGCAGAACTCCCCACCTCTCTTTTTTACAGAAGGAAAAGGAAAGAGATTATACCCTCGTTCAAGATGCCCTCGTCAAGGTGGATATGCTTGAGAAGAAAACTCGTCTCTATTCGTCTCTGTCAGGAGGAGAGAAACAGCGAGTCTTACTAGCCCGCGCCTTGGCGCAAGAACCGACTCTCTTACTCCTAGACGAACCAACCAATCACCTGGATATCAAGTATCAGCTAGACTTGTTGGCCATTGTGAAGGAGCTCAAGGTCAATGTTCTAGCTGTCCTGCATGATATTCAACTTGCTTGTCGCTATTCGGATTATCTCTATCTGATGAAAGAGGGGGAAATCCTTTACCAAGGGACTCCAAAGGAGACCATCACCCCTGAGTCATTGCAAACTGTATACGGAGTTCAAAGTCAGGTGACTTGGACCGAGGATCAGCAAGCTATGATTCACTATTTATAA